DNA sequence from the Coffea eugenioides isolate CCC68of chromosome 9, Ceug_1.0, whole genome shotgun sequence genome:
TGGGCTTTTGATAAGATGGTCGAAAAGAATGTGGTGACGTAGACTGGATTGATAGTGGGATTTACTCAGGCTGAGAGGCAACATGATGCCCTGAGACATTTTGATATGATGCTGAGGGAAGACGTTGAGTTGGATGAGTTAGTGTTCTCAATCATTCTCAAGGCGTGTGCTGGATTGGTGGATGTTGGCATGGGGCAGCAAGTCCATGGTTTGGTTGTGAAACTTGGGTTGGAAAGTGAGGTTTCAGTGGGTACCCCTCTTGTGGATTTTTATGTCAAGTGTGCAAATTTGGATTGTGCCATTCAAGCATTCGAGAAGATATCTGAACCAAATGATGTTACGGGGAGTGCCATGATTACTGGCTATTCCCAAGGAGGTGAATTCGGGAAGTGCTTTAGAGTCTTTAGGTCTTTGAGGAGTCAAGCTGGTGCTTTGAACGAATACATATACACTAGCATCTTTCAGGCATGCGCTGCACTTGCAGACTTGAATCTTCGAACTCAAGCTCATAGAGATGCAATTAAACGAGGTCTGATTTCCTATCTTCACGGTAAAAGCACAATTATTTCCATGTATGCAAAATGTGGTCAACTGGATTGTGCATTTAGGGTATTTGAATCAATCAGTGATCCCGATACCGTGGCCTGGACTTCTATGATTGCTGCTTGTGCTTATCATGGCAATGCTCCCGAAGCTCTAATCATTTTGGGAGGATGCAGGCTTCTGCCGTGAGGCCTAATTCCGTTACCTTTGTAGCAATTCTTACAGCGTGTAGCCATTGTGGATTGGTCGAAGAAGCCAAGCGGTACATGGAGTCAATGAGCAGTGAGTATGGCATTGACCTGACGGTTGACCATTATGATTGTATGATTGATATACTTGCTCGAGCAGGGCAACTGAGTGAGGCACTCGCCTTGATAGAAGCGATGCCATTTGAACCTGATGCTATGAGTTGGAAAAGTTTATTGGGTGGATGCTCAATCTACCGGAATTTTGAGCTTGGAAAAGTTGCAGCTGAAAAACTGCTTCAGCTGGACCCCAATGACACTGCTGCATACATACTCATGTTTAATTTACATGCTTCGCATGGGGAATGGGATGAAGCTGCATTTGTAAGACGGACGATGGCCGAGAGGGATCTGAAAAAGGAGGTCAGCTGCAGCTGGATTACAATCAGGGGCGAAGTGCATCGTTTTATTTTGGGTGATAGGCAGCACCCTCAAACAGAAGAGATATACCAAAAGCTAtgtgaattaaaattttcttgtggtaGCTATGAGGATTCTGTCTTTACCACTGAAGAAGCTGCATCCAACAATTTGGTGGAACGAAAGGAACAGCTTCTTGATCACAGCGAGAGACTTGCAATCGCCTTTGGGCTAATTTCAACTCCAAATAATGCTTCTATTTTGGTGTTCAAAAATATCCGTGCTTGCAGAGACTCTCACGATTTTGCTAAACATGTATCATTAGTTACAGGGCGTGAAACTATTGTTAGAGATGCCAACAGATTTCATCACTTCAGGTGTGGGGAATGTTCTTGTCGTGATTATTGGTGAACTTTAGGACTGCTGAAGTTCCCCCCTTTAGCACCAGCAGGCTTGTCACTCCCCGCTTTTAGTCCAGACCCTGCACCCTACCCCGCCTCTCTACCTGCTAGTGTTAATGTTCAAAAATGTGTTGGAAATGATTGATGCGACAGTAATGGATGGATTCTCTCCGTCACACTTAGAATTAGACCGATCTGCCAAttccccttctctctctctctctaaaatTTTAACCTTCCCTTGACTTAACTTTGTCAAAGCAAAAGTGTTTTCTCGCTATAGTTCGGTACATTGGCCTACTGGGAGTGAGAGTGGATTCCCTGAACTGAACTTTGATAGAGTTTAGAAGAGGCAAGAATCCTCTTTTGGTGTTTTCTCTTGGGTTCATCTCCTTGAATGTAATGGTTTTTAGGGGTAATTGTGTTCTGATTTGAGAAATAAGGGAATGTAACAAGGAAACAAGCAACAGAAAGAATGAGAGATGGAAATCCCTATTTAAAAGTTATTACCTTTTTATCCTTTTATTACTTAATTGTGGTTAATTCCTAACAAAGGATTTTATGTTGTCGTCATTAATTGTGGCTAATTCCTTTTATCATGCTCTCAGGTCAAGAAAAGGGTTAAACGCAAGAAAACCTCTATGAACTATTGCATCAGTTGCACTTTGCATGCCAAATTAACTCCATTCAAGTAATTGATTAAGTAACCGATTTATCCTTCATTAAAAGTTCAAATGACAAAAATAGCCTTTTAGTGAGAAAAAGTTTTCACTTTAGATAGACTAATTTTCGCTTCATTATAAAATTCTAATTGAAACACATACATAAAGGGGACAAAAGTGTTATCTAATAATGTAATTGGAATTAGATTTTTGGTTTGTTATTCATGGAATGATAGGTAGgtttaaaatatacaaaattcTTAGGATACGATATAATGAAAGAGaggaattttttaaaaattggacaaatttttatgagcaattgTAAGAATATTTGACAATTAAACACATGTTTTAGGCAATTTCATAGTTTTTTTTTGCAAGTTCATGagtggagttttttttttgttcctttgcTTTTATTCATAATAAACGTTTTAACAGAAATGCACACCATCTTGAATTTGTGGCTTTTCCATTACAAATAACTTTTTTTGACCAGAATAATTTTACTTTTTTGATTCAAAATGTTAACCCAGTACGTTTCAAAATTCTAGTAGGTGTGATATTTAAAACTTTAAGAGCGCAAAGTGAAATAATCAGAAACTTTAAAAGTTTCTAAATAATTCTGTCCTTGAAAGTTTAAATTTCTACGGAAGAAAGTTTAATTCTGTCCTAGCAAAATGGCACCCCCCCGGGGGAATGTGTTTTCTGGTTTTCCTTTCTCTACTAACTCTTTTGTTGAATTAATTTAAAAGTCTTAATTGTGTTACCTGTGATAGGATGTTACTCATAATGGTGAATAAGTGACTAATGTTAAACAGATAATACACAAAACATGTATTAGGCAGTGAAGCCATTGTTACGAATCATTGATTGAATTCCGTACACCTTTGTTTTTTCCCAATAGAATAATATACCTACTAGAAAATATTTTAGTTTTGAGGAAGAGAGCTTTTAGTCTATCTCTTACTAGAAAAATGGCCATAAAGACGgggaataatttcaaaaatctcccttgaggtttctgacaattttagACAGTTTTCTTGTGGTTTTGacaattacacttacctcccatAATGGTGCAAAATTACTTCAATAACCCTCGCAAAACACTTTAACCCATTTAtaagaaaacaaggaaatttATAAAAGAAGATTCCTGATTAGCATTAAACCCGCAAACCAGTTTATTCCTTTCTACTCTATGGTATTCACCAATTTGCTAGTATTTATTTCCTCTTCCTCCTTAGACCAATTTCGAGCCTAACTAATTTACCAAcaaattttcctcttcttcattgcCAAATTATCTTCCCATTTCTCTCTTCTCATGAAAAAATGTATAGAGATTGGTAAATAATCAATTTTTATATGCCAAAAAGACAAAACTCATGTTAAGCACTTAAACCATATTAATTTGATATAAACAATgtcaattacacaaataaattGTTTTGCCAAAAACCCAAATGTGAAATTACTTTTCAATTTGCTTCTCATGTCATGAtaatctttcttttcctctttttattttctttcttgagTACAAGCAACATATAACATAATTGCCAACATTCTAGGATATGGTATTAGGTGTGGGATATATGGGTAAATCATAATAGGTTTTTAATGAGTTAGATTGGGTTTAAAATAACAAGATGTTTTCGATTTTGATTATTTCGAGTATCAGAATAGATTATTGATGGCATGGCCAAAAAGGGGGAATGATATAGAGGCAACTTGGTCATGAATGAATGTTGCTGAATAATTCTTCCTTCTTGCCTTGGGGATGAAGAGAAGTGGTCTTCCAAGCATTGGTGGGCTAGTGATAGACGTTGGCTAGCTAAAGAAAGAGATGAAAGaaacttttttaaaatttgaaagaggGCATATAGGATagttaaaatgaaaaattgggCTATTGGATCTATTTTGTTACATAAACCATCAAAAGAAGGGAGGTGGTtgtaatttctcaaatcttagGGGAGCTGTCTGCTATTGTCAGAAgattcaagggaggtttctgaaattatccctaaagatGGAGTATAGAGGGTATTCATAGATTAGGTTAGGTATCCTTACTTGTAAATATTAAATTCTTAGGGTTTATACATTAACTAAAATCTTACTATAGAGAATAATATCTATGACTTAATTGATTGATTAATTTGATTGAATGGAATATTAATTAATAGAAGATactaatactttttttttaataaaagataCTAACCAATCATCAATTAGTGaaaaatattaatcaatcaTTGATAAAATGTCACTTAATTAATCAGGA
Encoded proteins:
- the LOC113782170 gene encoding pentatricopeptide repeat-containing protein At5g13270, chloroplastic-like, with the protein product MYNGGNQGRVAGAYNNSPYFYDYQPEFVYYESNGLNMRRIDQMGKQCLRERSWGYNPQFPQCAMYNCGNQGRVADIKEKRSIIANIINITLPTLWGSWETVISAYADKGWIGKALEIFSRMMGAGINAGPSIYIYLFRALSDLELGKQIRCLVVKSGFDENMSMNTALLSAILGFTQAERQHDALRHFDMMLREDVELDELVFSIILKACAGLVDVGMGQQVHGLVVKLGLESEVSVGTPLVDFYVKCANLDCAIQAFEKISEPNDVTGSAMITGYSQGGEFGKCFRVFRSLRSQAGALNEYIYTSIFQACAALADLNLRTQAHRDAIKRGLISYLHGKSTIISMYAKCGQLDCAFRVFESISDPDTVAWTSMIAACAYHGNAPEALIILGGCRLLP